In the Octadecabacter sp. SW4 genome, one interval contains:
- a CDS encoding D-galactarate dehydratase: MKKLVPVLALLLSACSSPSLQGIFAMPGDAAVDAAVADAAAEIADLEPAAVDPTPPPPPTARTVDQFDTTTAEDRAEALSASQDVGERALGSTIASLGSPTDPGIWLKTPLVGEVIQGRVQYPDNGKSINIELRPSGGVVGAGSQISLAAMRLLEAPLTGLPELLVFAN, from the coding sequence ATGAAAAAACTTGTGCCCGTTTTGGCGCTGCTGTTAAGCGCCTGTTCCTCCCCCTCGTTGCAAGGGATTTTTGCGATGCCAGGCGACGCGGCTGTCGATGCCGCCGTAGCCGATGCAGCCGCCGAAATCGCCGATCTTGAGCCTGCCGCCGTTGATCCGACACCACCCCCTCCACCCACGGCGCGCACGGTCGACCAGTTTGATACCACCACCGCCGAGGACCGCGCCGAGGCCCTGTCCGCATCCCAAGATGTGGGCGAACGCGCGTTAGGGAGCACGATTGCATCGCTCGGATCACCCACCGACCCCGGAATCTGGCTGAAAACACCCTTGGTCGGCGAAGTGATCCAAGGGCGCGTTCAATATCCCGACAACGGAAAATCCATCAACATCGAGCTGCGCCCCTCGGGCGGGGTCGTTGGCGCGGGCAGCCAGATCAGCCTCGCGGCCATGCGCCTGCTTGAGGCGCCCCTGACCGGTCTGCCGGAATTGCTGGTCTTTGCAAACTAG
- a CDS encoding YihY/virulence factor BrkB family protein, which translates to MLPRVWRFGRALMDTAGEQNVGLISAGIAFYGLFAVFPAMAALIAIFGLMADPTVVYAQLELLAEFMPAGAYSLFEAQLTGLLNTQSGTLGWATLVSLGIALWSARAGVAALVLGLNAIFGTPNRGGVRHALVALLLTVSLIGMAIVALFMVVIAPIAIALLPLQAETEQLLEVIRWTVALVSLLAALGLLYRYGPNRRGSRMSWLTPGALLVVLAWLGASAGFSLYVTNFGSYNEVYGSIGAVIALLMWLYISAYLILLGAVMNVTLERMRAKKTPPDDPPTG; encoded by the coding sequence ATGCTCCCCCGCGTATGGCGCTTTGGTCGCGCGCTGATGGATACAGCGGGCGAACAGAATGTCGGGCTGATTTCTGCCGGGATCGCGTTTTACGGGTTGTTTGCGGTGTTTCCGGCGATGGCCGCGTTGATCGCGATTTTCGGGCTGATGGCGGACCCGACGGTGGTTTATGCGCAGCTTGAACTGTTGGCCGAATTCATGCCCGCGGGGGCCTATTCACTGTTCGAGGCGCAGTTGACCGGCCTGCTGAACACCCAAAGCGGCACGCTGGGCTGGGCCACTTTGGTATCACTGGGGATCGCGCTCTGGTCGGCGCGGGCCGGTGTGGCGGCGCTTGTGCTGGGGTTGAACGCCATTTTTGGCACCCCCAATCGGGGCGGGGTGCGCCACGCACTTGTGGCGCTCTTGCTGACGGTGTCGCTGATCGGCATGGCCATCGTCGCCCTGTTCATGGTGGTGATCGCGCCCATCGCGATTGCGCTGCTGCCATTGCAGGCCGAAACCGAACAATTGCTTGAGGTGATCCGCTGGACTGTTGCGCTTGTGTCACTTTTGGCGGCACTTGGTCTGCTTTACCGATACGGACCGAACCGGCGAGGATCGCGCATGTCGTGGCTGACACCGGGTGCCTTGCTGGTGGTGCTGGCATGGCTCGGGGCCTCGGCCGGGTTCTCTCTCTATGTCACGAATTTCGGCAGCTATAACGAAGTCTACGGGTCAATCGGGGCGGTGATCGCGCTTTTGATGTGGCTTTATATCAGCGCCTATCTGATCTTGCTGGGGGCGGTGATGAACGTGACGCTGGAACGCATGCGCGCAAAAAAAACGCCACCCGATGACCCGCCGACCGGCTAA
- the moaA gene encoding GTP 3',8-cyclase MoaA: MDMPLIDPFARAIRYLRVSVTDRCDFRCVYCMSENMTFLPKKDLLTLEELDRMCSTFIGLGVEKLRITGGEPLVRRGIMTFFDAMSRHLDSGALKELTLTTNGSQLARFADDLFAAGVRRVNVSLDTLDEAKFAEITRWGRLRQVLEGIDAAQRAGLRVKINTVALKGFNEDELFTLLDWCATRDMDLTFIEVMPMGDIGNEDRITQYWSLDDLRARLAQRFALTDLALNTGGPARYISVGETGQKIGLITPMTHNFCESCNRVRITCTGEIYTCLGQDGHSDLRAPLRASDDNAHLENAIRAAIALKPKGHDFDYSRQSVDGQVARHMSHTGG, translated from the coding sequence ATGGACATGCCCCTGATTGACCCATTCGCCCGCGCGATCCGCTATTTGCGGGTCTCGGTGACGGACCGCTGTGATTTTCGCTGCGTCTATTGCATGTCCGAAAACATGACCTTCCTGCCGAAAAAAGACCTGCTGACCCTCGAAGAACTTGACCGGATGTGCAGCACCTTTATCGGCCTTGGCGTGGAAAAACTGCGCATCACCGGGGGCGAACCGCTTGTGCGGCGCGGGATCATGACGTTTTTCGACGCGATGTCGCGCCATCTGGACAGCGGCGCCCTCAAGGAACTGACGCTGACGACCAATGGCAGCCAGTTGGCGCGGTTTGCCGATGATCTGTTTGCCGCAGGGGTGCGCCGCGTGAATGTGTCGCTTGATACGCTGGATGAAGCGAAATTCGCCGAAATCACCCGCTGGGGCCGCCTGCGGCAGGTGCTGGAGGGCATTGATGCGGCGCAAAGGGCCGGTCTGCGGGTCAAGATCAATACCGTCGCGCTGAAAGGCTTTAACGAAGACGAGCTGTTTACCCTGCTAGACTGGTGCGCGACCCGCGATATGGACCTGACATTCATCGAGGTGATGCCGATGGGCGATATCGGCAACGAAGACCGGATCACGCAATACTGGTCACTTGATGACCTGCGCGCGCGTCTGGCGCAGCGGTTCGCGCTGACCGATCTGGCGCTGAATACCGGGGGGCCGGCGCGTTATATTTCGGTTGGGGAAACCGGCCAGAAAATTGGCCTGATCACCCCGATGACCCATAATTTCTGCGAAAGCTGTAACCGCGTGCGGATCACCTGCACCGGCGAGATTTATACCTGCCTTGGTCAGGACGGGCACAGCGATCTGCGCGCACCCCTGCGCGCATCGGACGACAACGCGCATCTTGAAAACGCGATCCGCGCCGCGATTGCCCTGAAACCCAAGGGCCACGACTTTGACTATTCACGCCAAAGCGTAGACGGGCAGGTCGCACGACACATGAGCCATACAGGCGGCTAG
- a CDS encoding cyclopropane-fatty-acyl-phospholipid synthase family protein yields the protein MWEDRYRQQDDYLFGTEPAGFLVENPWVASDCGTALCVADGEGRNAVHLARLGLAVTSFDLSQTAVARARDLATQHGVTLATSVSDWAAWDWSRQFDLVVGIFIQFADPAVRVQQFADMRAATRAGGRIALHGYRPEQVALGTGGPPHAANMYTDALLRDAFAGWRIDRLASYERDVQEGRGHSGKSALIDLVATKPG from the coding sequence ATGTGGGAAGATCGTTATCGCCAGCAGGACGACTATTTGTTTGGCACCGAACCTGCCGGATTTCTGGTGGAAAATCCGTGGGTTGCGTCTGATTGTGGCACTGCCCTCTGTGTCGCGGACGGCGAGGGGCGCAATGCGGTTCACCTGGCCCGCCTTGGGCTCGCCGTCACATCCTTTGACTTGTCGCAGACGGCTGTGGCGCGGGCGCGTGATTTGGCCACGCAGCATGGTGTGACGCTGGCGACATCGGTTTCGGACTGGGCCGCATGGGACTGGTCGCGCCAATTTGATCTTGTGGTGGGTATCTTTATCCAGTTTGCCGATCCGGCCGTGCGCGTGCAGCAATTTGCAGATATGCGCGCGGCCACGCGCGCAGGCGGGCGCATCGCTCTGCACGGCTATCGCCCCGAACAAGTCGCGCTGGGCACGGGCGGCCCGCCGCATGCAGCAAATATGTATACCGACGCCCTGCTGCGCGATGCCTTTGCCGGTTGGCGGATTGACAGGCTCGCCAGCTATGAACGCGACGTCCAGGAAGGGCGCGGCCACAGCGGTAAATCCGCCCTGATTGATCTCGTGGCGACAAAACCGGGCTAG
- a CDS encoding M20 aminoacylase family protein, protein MPVKNRFAELLPDIAAWRRDLHEHPEILFDTHRTSAIVAEKLRAFGCDEIVTGIGRTGVCGVIKGKSNKSSKVIGLRADMDALPIHEATGLDYASKVDGAMHACGHDGHTSMLLGAAKYLCETRQFDGTVIVIFQPAEEGGGGGKEMCDDGMMARFGIAEVYGMHNWPGVPLGQFAIRPGPFFAAADQFDIAIEGKGGHAAKPHEAIDTTVVAAQTVVALQTIASRNADPVKQLVVSVTSFETDTKAHNVIPQRVHLRGTVRTLDSDIQDMAERRVQEIATLTAQAFGARARVDYRRGYPVMVNAEEQTAFAAEVARSVSGQCDDAPLVMGGEDFAFMAQERPGAYILVGNGDSAPIHHPEYNFNDDAIPAGCSWWVGIAEQRMPL, encoded by the coding sequence ATGCCCGTCAAGAACCGCTTTGCCGAACTGCTGCCCGACATCGCCGCGTGGCGCCGCGACCTGCACGAGCACCCCGAAATCCTGTTCGACACCCACCGCACAAGCGCCATTGTCGCCGAAAAACTGCGCGCCTTTGGCTGTGACGAGATCGTCACCGGGATCGGCCGCACGGGTGTCTGTGGCGTGATCAAGGGGAAAAGCAATAAATCGAGCAAGGTCATAGGCTTGCGCGCCGACATGGATGCGCTTCCCATCCACGAGGCCACGGGGCTGGATTATGCCAGCAAGGTTGACGGGGCGATGCATGCCTGCGGCCATGACGGGCATACCTCAATGTTGCTGGGGGCTGCGAAATATTTGTGTGAAACCAGGCAGTTCGATGGCACAGTTATTGTGATATTTCAACCTGCCGAAGAGGGCGGCGGCGGTGGCAAGGAGATGTGCGATGATGGCATGATGGCGCGTTTCGGCATCGCGGAGGTCTACGGCATGCACAACTGGCCCGGCGTGCCGCTTGGGCAGTTTGCAATCCGGCCGGGGCCGTTCTTTGCCGCCGCCGATCAGTTTGACATCGCGATCGAGGGCAAGGGCGGCCATGCAGCCAAGCCTCATGAGGCGATTGATACAACGGTCGTCGCCGCGCAGACCGTTGTCGCGCTGCAAACCATCGCCAGCCGCAACGCCGATCCGGTGAAACAACTGGTCGTATCGGTGACTTCGTTCGAGACCGACACCAAAGCCCACAACGTCATCCCCCAGCGGGTGCATCTGCGCGGCACGGTGCGCACGCTCGATAGCGACATACAGGACATGGCCGAACGCCGCGTCCAGGAAATAGCGACCCTCACGGCGCAAGCTTTCGGCGCGCGCGCACGTGTTGATTACCGCCGTGGCTATCCGGTCATGGTCAACGCCGAAGAACAGACCGCGTTTGCCGCCGAGGTGGCGCGCAGCGTGTCGGGCCAGTGCGATGATGCCCCTCTGGTCATGGGTGGCGAGGATTTTGCATTCATGGCGCAGGAACGCCCCGGTGCCTATATTCTGGTTGGCAACGGTGACAGCGCCCCAATCCACCACCCCGAATACAACTTCAACGATGATGCGATCCCCGCAGGCTGTAGCTGGTGGGTCGGCATCGCCGAACAACGGATGCCTTTGTGA